One Chaetodon trifascialis isolate fChaTrf1 chromosome 21, fChaTrf1.hap1, whole genome shotgun sequence genomic window carries:
- the lsm12b gene encoding protein LSM12 homolog A, whose translation MAAPGPGEYFSVGSHVSCLTCLGQRLQGEVVAFDYQSKMLTLKCASSSGKPNLNDVILINLAYVSDVDIINDRTETPPPLASLNVSKLANRARTEKEDKLSQAYAISAGVSVEGQQLFQTIHKTIKDCKWQEKNIIVMDDVVISPPYQVENCKGKEGSALSHVRKIVEKHFRDVESQKSLQRSQAQQTQKDSTLSS comes from the exons ATGGCGGCTCCTGGACCGGGGGAGTATTTCAGCGTCGGGAGCCATGTCTCTTGCCTCACCTGCTTGGGCCAACGTCTGCAAGGAGAAGTCGTCGCGTTTGACTACCAGTCTAAGATGTTGACTCTGA AATGTGCTTCCTCCAGCGGTAAGCCAAACCTCAACGACGTCATCCTGATCAACTTAGCCTATGTTTCTGATGTGGACATAATAAATGACCGCACCGAGACTCCACCCCCACTAGCATCACTGAATGTTAGCAAG CTTGCCAATCGAGCACGGACAGAAAAGGAGGACAAGCTGTCCCAAGCCTATGCAATCAGTGCTGGGGTTTCTGTGGAGGGCCAACAGCTATTCCAGACTATTCACAAAAC CATCAAAGACTGTAAATGGCAGGAGAAGAACATTATTGTGATGGACGACGTCGTAATCTCGCCGCCTTACCAGGTTGAGAACTGCAAAGGCAAAGAGGGAAGCGCTTTAAGTCATGTACGCAAAATA GTCGAGAAACATTTTAGAGACGTGGAAAGTCAGAAGTCCCTGCAACGTTCACaagcacagcaaacacagaaggaCTCCACTTTATCTTCTTGA
- the g6pc3 gene encoding glucose-6-phosphatase 3 gives MEGIYTQGIWMAESLQQRTISQEKIWLLVTHIGDPKAAFLLVFPFTYFISKRAGVTVLWIAAISEWLNLVFKWMLFGERPFWWISESRLFIKTQPKVQQFSSTCETGPGSPSGHAMVTAAVWWVVVSSLASFLYSRTHSMVLSAAPYLLYVLMLVAIGLSRIFILAHFPHQVVAGSITGFILGIVLSRRVPEGRPLLFFFCLSIGLLLGTLMLHAGLQWLGIDLSWSIALAKKWCSRAEWIRLDTAPFSSLTRDCGALLGLGLAQYWKPGGWSLPWAPRALSLAISSMGLYHVNRLPLPVRPQGLFYGLVFVKFVIVPQIVMVLVPGLVHLFTHKKKKD, from the exons ATGGAGGGCATTTACACTCAAGGCATCTGGATGGCCGAAAGTCTCCAGCAGAGGACgataagtcaagaaaaaatATGGCTGCTAGTCACTCATATTGGAGACCCTAAAGCAGCCTTCCTGCTCGTCTTTCCCTTCACATATTTCATCAGCAAACGCGCTGGAGTGACGGTGCTTTGGATAGCAGCTATATCGGAGTGGTTAAACTTGGTGTTTAAATG GATGCTGTTTGGAGAAAGGCCATTCTGGTGGATCAGCGAATCGCGTCTGTTCATCAAGACGCAGCCCAAAGTCCAGCAGTTTTCCTCCACCTGTGAAACCGGCCCAG GCAGCCCGTCAGGACACGCAATGGTGACGGCAGCAGTCTGGTGGGTCGTGGTGTCCTCGCTGGCATCATTTCTGTACTCACGCACTCACAG CATGGTGCTATCAGCTGCTCCCTACCTGCTCTATGTGCTGATGCTGGTGGCAATCGGACTGTCCAGGATCTTCATCCTCGCCCACTTCCCTCACCAGGTCGTTGCCGGATCCATCACAG GTTTCATCCTGGGGATTGTTCTGAGCCGCAGAGTTCCAGAAGGTCGCCCcctgctgttcttcttctgcctcAGCATCGGCCTGCTGCTGGGCACTCTGATGCTGCACGCTGGACTGCAGTGGCTGGGAATCGACCTCTCCTG GTCTATCGCTTTGGCCAAGAAGTGGTGCAGCCGGGCGGAGTGGATCCGTCTGGACACAGCTCCGTTCTCCTCTCTGACCCGAGACTGCGGGGCCCTTCTGGGATTGGGGCTGGCCCAGTACTGGAAGCCAGGCGGATGGTCTCTGCCTTGGGCCCCGCGGGCTTTGTCTCTGGCCATTTCCTCCATGGGACTGTACCACGTCAACCGCCTGCCGCTCCCGGTCCGGCCTCAAGGCCTCTTCTATGGCCTGGTCTTTGTCAAATTCGTCATCGTGCCTCAGATTGTCATGGTGCTCGTGCCTGGACTGGTTCAcctcttcacacacaaaaagaagaaagactAG